TTTGCCTGGGAGCTTGCCTTCATCTCAGGATTCGCTTACCTTCACCGAATTGCTGATACGGATGTTTTTTGGTGCTGGGTTGATGGAGGAATTACTCAAGGCATTACCTGTATTGGCAGCGCTGATCTTCGGTCTGACCTTACCCTCACCTTGGCGAGAACGTATAGGTATTTGGGAACCTTTAGATGGTATTCTCTTGGGAACTGCTTCTGCTGTTGGTTTTACTCTGCTAGAAACCCTTGGACAGTATGTGCCAGTTATTACTCAAAATGTTGCGCAACAGGCAGGAGTAGGAACTGGTCAACTAGTAGGATTGCAATTATTAATTCCACGCATTTTAGGCTCTGTAGCCGGACACATGGCTTACAGCGGCTATCTGGGGTATTTTATTGGCTTGGCTGTGCTGAAACCGCGGCTAATTTGGCAAATTCTCCCAATTGGTTACGTTAGCGCTGCTGCACTCCATGCCTTATGGAATGCCACTGGTTCGATCAATGCCTTGCTGTTGGTGATTGTCGGTGTTTTATCTTATGCATTTTTGATGGCGGCAATTCTGAAGGCACGCGCTTTATCACCAACGCGATCGCAGAATTTTGCTACCCGCTTTCTTGGCCCCAAATAACAAATGGAAAGCAGGGAGCAGGGGAGCCAGCGCTGTGGTGAAGCAGCGCGGTCTTGGAGGTTTTCCCATAAGCGACTGCCGAAAGGGTTTCCCGGCTTGTAAACGCGCAGCGGTGAAGCAGTGCGTTGGGCGGGTTCCCCGACTTGAAGCAACTGCTGAACCCGGAGGGCTTCCCGCAGGGTAGCAAGTGGCGTCAAACTGTCCGTTGGGGTTCCCCCTATGAGGAACTGCCGAAAGGGTTTCCCGATTTGAGGAGCTATTGCGTTGCACGGGTTCCCAAGGCACTCCGTTGGGCGGCTAGCCGACGCGTTGAAGCAAGTGGCGTGCGACTGGCGTGGCAGGAAGCAAGGGGGAGATGAAATGCTTGATCTTTGACTTTGGACTATTGACTTTTGACCATTGATTATTTATGTCTTGGGATAGATAGCGCTACTGCGTAAATCACCCTATAGTCTGAATTATGCTGGTTTAACCATGCTGAAAAAATATAAGCAATAAATTATAAGACCCGCAATACAAGAAGCGTCGAGTGCGGGCAAAGCTAAAGCTAATATTCGCCGAAAGTAGCTCCCAATTGAGGGATGTTTCAAACAACGGACTTTAGGATTCTGACTGAAAACTATTGAGTTGTATGAAGGCGTAGTAAGAAATCGCTAAACTAATCTTTGCTTGCTCGACTTCCGATAAATCTGACCATTCGCGATCGCCAACTTTACTCACGATCGCGTTGGGGTTTTGGGGTTCGCCGCTACGCATAGCATAAGCATAAGGACGAGCTAAAACCAAGAGGTCTTCTGTTCCCCAGGTAGGTAGTACATCTTGAACGCACTGAACTAATTGCTCGCCAATTGACTGTTGGGAAATAAAAATCTCTGTAGCGTTCTGGGCAATTTTATTGAGCCAGCCTTGGGGTACTAGTGAAGCAAAAGCTGCTTGTAAAGCTTGTTGAAGATTTGCCATCATCATTTGGCTGATCTGGCTTTTGGAATCGGCAGCAACGCTAGTTTCCGGCCAAAATGCATCAAGTTGGCTATAAAAATCTTGAGATCGCTTTGTAATTTCTGCTTCTGACCACAAATCATCACTCATGAACTGCTGTTCTAATTCGACAAAATAAGCTTCTGATTCTTCATCAGCAGGATTCCAAGGATAACTTGCATCTTCGGGTTCTAGTAAGGCTGCGAGGAAATCTAATTCCACTTGAGATGGTAAAGAAGTGAAACTATCTGAATTGTGAGTTTTGTTAATCATTGGTCGCCTCCAGAGTGTTTATTTAGCGGTATTGACAGCTACAGCGTTGAGAATGCCATTTCCGCAAAAATAGGTGAATTTTGTTGAGAGTGAGAATAATTTTGTGCGGCTGTTGCTATTAATGGAAACTTCATCAATGCAATAGCTGATATTAAGGTGCTATTTAACAGCTACAAATTATTCTTGCCTGCTTTTGTGCTAGCCATTTTTAGTTAGTTTGAAACTGTCATGGTAAAAGTTAGGAATCTTCAATAATAAATTCCCAGGTTTCACCTCTAGAACTACCAAACTTTAACTGCATTCCCGACTTTAAAGGTACTTCCTCACGGAGGATTTGCTGCCATCCATTAGAACCAAAAACCCAAGTTGTACCGTAGGTAGATAAATCTTGCAAGTAATAAGTTCTTACCGGAGTTGTACCGCTGAAAGTACTCCGACATAAGATTTCGGCATGGCGTTTAGAAACTGAAGGCTCTGGGATGACGATCTCATTGTCTTTTGTCCGACCAATACGAGTGACTCCAGAACGCAACAACCAAGTTTTACCTTCTGGTGAGAGCGATCGCAATGAGGCTGATGGCACCGAGGAAATTATACTCGGAATAGTTGTGTCTGGTAGTTCTGTGATTCCTTCATCAAAACTTTTAATTAGTTCGCCATTGAAATCTGGATGCAGATAGAGAACAGGCAAAGTCCATGCAGGTTGATTGAATTTATATAGTGTTAATAATTCTTGTCTCGCCTCTGCTACAGCTTCATCAATTGGCTTGCGCGATCGCAAAGCTTCCGTAAAAGCTTGGATAAAACTGTGACTTTCAGTGTCAGCAATCTCATCGCGCATTCCCAAAACCGCAGGTACGCCATGACGAATTAACACTTCTGCCAAACTGCTAGAAGGTATAGCTTGGTGATTGACAGCCGCTGGTTGTGCGCCCCAACAAGCATTAAACACAGCCAATTTCACACCAGTACGGGTCAATACTTGAGCCAATTCTATGCCATTGAGAGTCATCCTAGGACGTAAAAATAATAAACCTCCGTCAGGATCTGGCAAACCATGACCAGCGTAGAAAAAGACATTGTAGGCTTTAGTTTCTAATTCTTCAATCAATTCCTGCGGCCTTGGTTGCAACAGCGTATGTACCATACAAGGTGCATATCCCTGAGAATTACTACCTAAAGGCCCGGCTTTCGTCAGAGTTTGCGTTAAGATTTCTGCTTCTTTTTGCAGTTGCAGATTTTTATTTTCATCTTCACCTAAAACTAAGAGAATGTTGAGAGCCTGATCTGTTCGCAAAGCAGGTAATGATTCAACTTCACTGGTTGTACGGCTAAATAGTAAATCTTGAGACAGTGACATTGCCGATTGACCAGCTTCACGCTGCATAATCTCCCAAGGTAGGGCAATCAGATCCGGGTCGCGAATTTCTAAGCGGAAGCGCAAACGTGTATGCTGTCCCATAGCCATACCACGACTGCGTTCTAGACTACCGAGAATTTGTCCGTCAAATAACCAGCGCCACAAACTAATCCCCAAGTATTGCATCAGACGACTACTATAGCCTGCTGTCTGACCGGAAGGGGATGAACTCAAGTTTAGCGGTAGCGGCGGTAGCTGTGGCGGCGTTGAGCGTGAGGAAATCTCTAAGCGACTGTGACCTGCGAACATTTCCTGCCATTCTTGCCAAACTTGAGAGAGTTCAACTGGCCATGTACAGTCATGCAAAACATAGCCACTGGGATAAGGAGCCTTAACCACCCAAATGGCAAAGTTATCAGCGCCAGTGTTGGTCAAACGAGCGATCGCCAGGTTCAGGCATGGCAATGGAGTCATTAAACTAAGGGGTGAAAACAAATTATTTCAAATAACAATTTTTCAAGGTAAAAGTACTACCTTGTCAGTTTTTTATTTTCGTTCCTACCTGTATTATTTCAGGTTTTATCAGTTTATGGTGGTCTGTACTAAGTTGGATTACCTTCAGCCTTTGGAGTTGGTAGTGGCGTCTGATTAATTGGCTCAGGTGAAGCTGGATCGCAGGGACTTTTTTGGTCTGCTTGTAAAACAGTAACCCCAAAGCGTTTAAGTTGAGAATGAGAAAATTCAACTTTCTGCGGTTTCTGTAAAGTTTGAGAACCGTCCTGTGCTGGAGTGGAAGCGTCTGGACTAGGACATACCTGTAAATCTACCAGAAAGTCTTTATTAGCAGGTTTGGGATTTGGTTTTTTCTCAATAACTTGTAAAAATGTGCCACTATTAAACTTTTGCTGATTGCTTAAAGTAATCTCGCTATTAGTTTGAATTACCCAACCTTGGGAAAGGTTATCTAAAGTTCTTCTGACTGGCGGTTTTTCTGGCGTTGGTTCCACAGTAGGCGTTGGACTAGCAGTAATGGGAACTGCATCGATTGGCGATCGCAGTCGCATTACCAAGTATCCAATACCACCAGCTGCGGCTACTATGAGTAACGGGACAAGAAACTGTAGCGGTAAATGCCTAGTGCTACCACGCGACTTATTTTCGGGAATTACTTTTGTTTTCGTACTGGAGTTATTTAAGAGAGTTTGTTGTGTAGCCTCAGGGAATGGATCGGGGACTTGTGTAGGGGAACTTTCGGGAATGACTGCACTCAGGCTAGACTCTGGTTCGGTGTATTTAATCTGACAGTGGACTAAGGCGATGGTGACATTATCATGGCCATTTTTAGTATTAGCGATTTCTACTAATTTGTCCGCCACGCTAACTACATCTGTTTCCGCTTTGAGAATTGGCAATACTTCTGTTTCCCAATAATCCTCTACACGGTCAAAATCGCTCAAGCCATCGGATGTGAGTAAGAAAACTGCATCTTCATCAAGAATAAATCGCTGGGATGTCGGATGGAGCGAAGTACTAGGACTCATCCCTAAAGCTTGTACCAGAGAACCAGAACCACTCTGTTCTATAGCTTCGCGATAGATAGCATAACCTAACCTGACTTCGCGGGAGGCAACATCATCATCAAGGGTAACTTGGTAACAACCGTGGCGCGTAATCCAATAGGCACGACTGTCACCCACATGGGTAATGTACATTTCGTGAGCAATTGGCAATGCCATTACCAAAGTTGTACCCATGCGCTGACGCCCTTGGCGATTTTCGCTGTCGTTGCGCTGGCTGATTTTATCATTCACAACTGCTACAGCCGATTCTAAGTCAGTTAGTAGCAGCGAAGGATCTATATGATCGGCAGGAACTTTTGTCAGTTGCTGTACCTGCTGTTGAATTGTTTCAATTGCTAAATTTGATGCCACATTGCCGCCTTCGTGCCCACCAATGCCATCGCAGACAATAGCTAAGGCTGAGGGTTGAGGCGGTTTACTCACCAAAGTACCGCTGGGAGGATAACAGGCATCTTCATTCCTTTGGCGGCTGGGGCCTGTATCAGTTTTGGTCAAAATTTTGATTGCGGCAGTTTGCGATCGCCCTAATTGCGCTAGTCCTCGATCTAAGACTGTTATTAATTGTTCGGCTGAATTGATCTCTTCCTCAATTAAAGAATTGCTTATTTTGTCAATAAATTCTGATATGGCTGGTTTTGCTCCTTTAGACAACTGCGCCCAAAATTCACCTAGTTGGGGTAAGCTGTGTGCTGTTGCCGAGTCGGAACGCAATTCTAACAAGCGTACTAATGGCCCTTCTACCCTAATTAAATCTGGTGCGAGTAAGCTAGCGGCTACACCTTCACTTAACAGTGGTTGCCAGAGATTTGCTAACTGCCATAACCAATGGATCTGACGCATCGAGCTGGCATCACGCCAAGCTGCAATTAAATCTGGACAAAGTTGTACTTGTTGGGTTGTACAATCGGTAAGAAGTGGCGGTTTTTCTAAGAGTAAAATTTCTTGTTCGTAGCGCCCATCTATGGGTGGTATGGCTCCATATACCTGTGGTACGTGTAATCGATAGGGTATGAGTCGCAAATAAGGTCTAATTGCTGATAAATTATCTAATTCAGGTGTTTGGGGTACTAAACCTGGTCTGATATCTAAAACTATAGATTTATCGATTACCAAATAGCGATCGGCTAAGATTTCTCCAGCAGTGGCAACACTTAAGGCTTCTCCTTGCGCCCAAAGATAGCGTTTGGGTAGGGGCGTAGAACATCGCAAGCAGAACTTGTGGCTTAGGGGGTTAGGAGATTGACAAAGTTCGTTTGGGCAGTAGAGCGTTGCCGCATCATTTTCCATAGTTTTCTCACCGATCAGCAATTGGCAATTTCTTCAACAGCATTGGCAGCGGGAATCTAGACCGCTCATATTTTTGAACCTGACATATCCAACTTTGGATCAATGATTTTAGCTGGTGGATAGCAGCAGGTGCTAATACTTATTGAATCTACGATCTACTTATCCAAAGAATTTACTCCTCAGTCAACCCTACTGCCTCATCATAGCCTCTATTGCTCTCTGACTCTCCATCATGAACACAGCTAACTTTAACCCTGTCACCAAAGCCTAACCCCAGCATAACTTTACTGTTTACTTTTGTTGAATTACGCCATCAAAAACAGGCAAATAATTTTGCTATTCCCCTAGTTTATAAGTTACTAGGTAGCAATTAACTTTAATTAAGAATTAAGATAACTAAATACATCAACTAATCGCTGCTTAAAGTTGGACAAAGATAGGAATCCGGTTTGCTTTTTGCCAAATTGACAAACTTCTTTATCTGCTTTCTTTCCTGTTAGCCTTCCCTGCGGGTTATGCTTTAGCACTACGGTGATGTTGTTTTGTTGCTAACGCTAGTAGTTTCTCATGGCATAAATCTCAATGAAGCATGGCTTCACTGTGCCTTGTTGTTTGTAAAGGATCTCTAAAAATTCAGTTCGCAAATTAGATAATATTAATATATTTGTCATTAATCTTTGATTTAAAGCTGGAAAAACTTACCTTTATTTGATTTTTTCTTAAGCTCGCATAATAAATCGACACCTTTTGTATTAGAAAAAATTATAATTCACTTATTTGCAGTAAAGACGCTCTCCAGGAACTAGAAAAGTGTGCTTACCTATACCAAATATATATAGTAGTGTTTCTTTACAGCAGAGCCACTGACGATAGACAACCTGACCTGACAGAGCCATTGATGATTTCCTCACTTTACATTTCGGGTACTTTAGCCTGCGGGAAAGAGTACTCTGCGAGAAGGGCTACTCTTCGAGTTCTCCTTTGGAGTACAGCCAAGGGCGAACAAGTCCACCGCAATTGTCTGTCTGGACTGTACGACTGTGGAAGTTTTTTTCATAGGACTACCATCTTAAAATTTCCTAGGGGAAGTTTAGAGAAAGCCCCTAGGAAGCTCAGAGATGGTAAAACTTAGAGGTAGCTCTGAACTTTACTGTTTATCGTCAACTGCTACTTGTGGGACTCCCATACTGTAGTTGGTGACGCGGCTTTGGAGATTGTAGCTAATTTCGCCTTTTTGCAAGAGCGATCGCAAATAATGCTCCAAGTCGGAACCAACACGACGTAAGTTGTAGTCTGTTAAATCCGCACCACTAGAAGCTTCTACTAGTTCATCAAACTTGCGATAAATCTTTTGTAGAGCATCTTCATTCCAGTTGAATTCATTGTCTGGGTCAACATCTAAGGTTAAGACCTGATTACTGGGAACCAGTTCACCATCCCGGTCAAGTTCTGCCGCGAAAATGCGAATATGCCGGGTTGTAGACTTGAGCAGCATCGGGTTGTCCATAAAAGGGTGTAAGATTTGGTTTGACTACACTGAAATCATTGTAGACGGTATGCCTAAGCTTAAATATGCCTGCTTTGAAAAGGAATTTCGCCAATCAAGCAGATACCAGCAACTGCTCATAACTCAAACACGGGAGATTTATTCAACTAACAGCGGTAAACAGAATTTTCTCCAATGAAAATGATAAAGTTAGGTTGTTTTCATGCCTGGAGGGACTATAACTTTACTGTAGCGGTAAGTTAACCATATCCAAACAATACTGTCAAGCTGTTTGCATTCATTAGAGAGAACGAGCATCAGGGTGAGATATTTGAGTGCAAGCAAGCAAAAGGTATATTGCTAATTCATCGGTCTCCTGCTACGGCAAGCAACGCGGTAAGTCTATTACAGCAAGGAAATTGCTTGGTATGTTTCCCAGACGCTTCATTTGGTCGCCAGACTCATACTTTATCAGGAGAAGGCGCAGAGGAGTTGTTTTCAACCTAATTGGCTGGCTTTTGCCTAGCGTGTTTGAGAGAAGCCGATCTAAAGTAGTACGATTTAGCCTGAAGAGTTTTAGGGAACTACTGCGGCAGTTTTGCCGACTTGATTGTGGATAACTTATCAACTACTGCTGACTTTGATTTCTTCAATTTCATCACTTTGTAATGGCTGTAATCAGCGTGGTTCATTGCCTATAATTCTGATTCAGAACAAAAATAAACCTTTAATGACTTTGCTGCTGAACGCCTCCTCAATTTTAGGATGAACAAAATGTACATCTAGTAGATTTACGGAGTTATGGTACAACTACCTTGGGCTTTAATCAAAAAGAGAAAATTTAGTGCGATCGCTTACGTAAAAACACTAAATTTTCAGTAAAATCCCAAACTGTTGTTGACGTTAAGATAAAGTTGATGTAAAAACCTTTAAAAAGCTCGAACAACTTCTTACAGAAACTTTATTGTATAGAATCTTAAAAACTGAATAATAGTTATGGCTTAACTGCACTACCTCTAGCGCAGGGACATTAGAGCCTACTGGGTGTAAAGTATGAATTGCAAAAAACCACAGGAGAGTGAAATGGAATACAAATGTGATGGATAAAGAATAATTCTTAATTCAAACACTTTGGATTCAAAAAAAAAATATAAAGAATTTTGCTGAAGATTTAACCCCTAAACTTCATGACCACCAAGTAAAGGAATCCTCAAATCTATGAACTCCAAAGCCTTACCACGCCAGATAAATAATATTGAAGTAGGCGTTTATGAGTGCGAGATACATCTTAAATTCCGATTAATTGAGGAAAAGAGTCTATTAGGCGATCGCGAGCAACTATTACAGGTGTTATTAGATGCTTTAACCGAAGGTTCTGATGACTTTTTAGAGACCCTGCAAGCATCAGTCAAAGCTCAAGAAATTTCTGAGTTTAAAGCTTCACCGCAAATGCGACGCCAGTTAATGCGCTTACGTAACTTTGCTGACAATAGTCAATAATTATCTGTATTAATTAAGTAGTGGCAAGTCGTAAATTGAGCATCAAATGGTGAATTGGCTACAAGTAGTTTGTCATTTGCTCTAATATTTATTGAGTTGGCTTGTGTAATCTAAAATTAAGGCTGGGAGCCGATTAGACTCTTCAAAAAGCCTAAGTACAGTTTTACAGTAGCCCTCACCCTTTGCACTACAGAAATATTTGGGTGCCTACTAATGCAGTTATGCCTTCCTCAGCAGGGCGGTTACGTTTTTTCAAAAATTATATTTTTGGAGAATAGGCTTAATCAGGGTGTTACTTCAAGTTGGCGAAATACTTGTAAACGATTGTCTGCTTTATATACTTTAAACATTTCTAAAATTGCTGAATTTTTAGCACCTGTCTTGAGCGATCGCAGTTATTAAATGAAGTATTTTGCGAGCTTGAAGTTACATTCCGCCCCTAAAACTGGCATAGATATTAAGATAATTTTGACGAAATCATCAGATTTAAATTCATTGTGTTGCCATAGTCAAGGGTCAAGAGTCGAGGGGAACTAGTCAGGTACGTAGCTTTCGTTAGTTGAGTGTAGATGCCCATAGGGTATTGAAGTAGCAGAGTCTTAGGAGTTTCCATGCCACTTGCTACCCTAAGGATAGGGCTTCTCGCAGGTTACTAGCGTTTAAGAGTCAAGAGGCAGATAGTTTCTTACTTACCGCCTCTGCTCCCTACTCTTGCCGATTTTTTTTTCTATACTTTGTATACAAATTATTTCATGGCAGCTATTTAGCAAGACCATGTTCTAAAGCAAAACGGACTAACTCTGTACGGCTATTGGTACCAGTTTTGCTAAACAAACGGCTAACATACTTTTCCACATTACGGACACTAGTATCCAAGCGACGGGCAATTTCTTTATTCATCAACCCTTCAGCTACCAAATTTAAGACACTTTGTTCTCTAGGAGTTAAATCTATTTTAAAAGGTGCTGGTGATTGAGAAATGGCGCTTCTTTGAGTTAAGAGTGCTTTGATTTGGGCAATCTGATTAGCTAGTTCAGCTATATCAGGTGTTTCAGTATCTTCACCTGTAGCTTGAGGTTTAGCCATGCGTCGGGAAAGTAAGTTTTCTACTATGGCAATTAGCTCATCTGGATCGAAAGGTTTGGGTAAGTAAGCATCAACACCAGCTTGATAACCTTGG
The genomic region above belongs to Calothrix sp. NIES-2098 and contains:
- a CDS encoding FHA domain-containing protein, with translation MTPLPCLNLAIARLTNTGADNFAIWVVKAPYPSGYVLHDCTWPVELSQVWQEWQEMFAGHSRLEISSRSTPPQLPPLPLNLSSSPSGQTAGYSSRLMQYLGISLWRWLFDGQILGSLERSRGMAMGQHTRLRFRLEIRDPDLIALPWEIMQREAGQSAMSLSQDLLFSRTTSEVESLPALRTDQALNILLVLGEDENKNLQLQKEAEILTQTLTKAGPLGSNSQGYAPCMVHTLLQPRPQELIEELETKAYNVFFYAGHGLPDPDGGLLFLRPRMTLNGIELAQVLTRTGVKLAVFNACWGAQPAAVNHQAIPSSSLAEVLIRHGVPAVLGMRDEIADTESHSFIQAFTEALRSRKPIDEAVAEARQELLTLYKFNQPAWTLPVLYLHPDFNGELIKSFDEGITELPDTTIPSIISSVPSASLRSLSPEGKTWLLRSGVTRIGRTKDNEIVIPEPSVSKRHAEILCRSTFSGTTPVRTYYLQDLSTYGTTWVFGSNGWQQILREEVPLKSGMQLKFGSSRGETWEFIIEDS
- a CDS encoding protein-serine/threonine phosphatase, giving the protein MENDAATLYCPNELCQSPNPLSHKFCLRCSTPLPKRYLWAQGEALSVATAGEILADRYLVIDKSIVLDIRPGLVPQTPELDNLSAIRPYLRLIPYRLHVPQVYGAIPPIDGRYEQEILLLEKPPLLTDCTTQQVQLCPDLIAAWRDASSMRQIHWLWQLANLWQPLLSEGVAASLLAPDLIRVEGPLVRLLELRSDSATAHSLPQLGEFWAQLSKGAKPAISEFIDKISNSLIEEEINSAEQLITVLDRGLAQLGRSQTAAIKILTKTDTGPSRQRNEDACYPPSGTLVSKPPQPSALAIVCDGIGGHEGGNVASNLAIETIQQQVQQLTKVPADHIDPSLLLTDLESAVAVVNDKISQRNDSENRQGRQRMGTTLVMALPIAHEMYITHVGDSRAYWITRHGCYQVTLDDDVASREVRLGYAIYREAIEQSGSGSLVQALGMSPSTSLHPTSQRFILDEDAVFLLTSDGLSDFDRVEDYWETEVLPILKAETDVVSVADKLVEIANTKNGHDNVTIALVHCQIKYTEPESSLSAVIPESSPTQVPDPFPEATQQTLLNNSSTKTKVIPENKSRGSTRHLPLQFLVPLLIVAAAGGIGYLVMRLRSPIDAVPITASPTPTVEPTPEKPPVRRTLDNLSQGWVIQTNSEITLSNQQKFNSGTFLQVIEKKPNPKPANKDFLVDLQVCPSPDASTPAQDGSQTLQKPQKVEFSHSQLKRFGVTVLQADQKSPCDPASPEPINQTPLPTPKAEGNPT
- a CDS encoding NADH dehydrogenase I subunit M, coding for MLLKSTTRHIRIFAAELDRDGELVPSNQVLTLDVDPDNEFNWNEDALQKIYRKFDELVEASSGADLTDYNLRRVGSDLEHYLRSLLQKGEISYNLQSRVTNYSMGVPQVAVDDKQ
- a CDS encoding two-component response regulator — protein: MSAQLLLVDDEPGLREAVKDYLQESGFSVQVASNAREGWDLMQQNTPDLVISDIMMPQVDGYQFLKQLREDPRFQALPVVFLTAKGMTGDRIQGYQAGVDAYLPKPFDPDELIAIVENLLSRRMAKPQATGEDTETPDIAELANQIAQIKALLTQRSAISQSPAPFKIDLTPREQSVLNLVAEGLMNKEIARRLDTSVRNVEKYVSRLFSKTGTNSRTELVRFALEHGLAK